In the Paramisgurnus dabryanus chromosome 5, PD_genome_1.1, whole genome shotgun sequence genome, one interval contains:
- the ela3l gene encoding elastase 3 like has product MTLVTMFSLIFASVLIASAFGCGQPPIEPVTSRVVNGEDAKPHSWPWQISLQYQNGDSWHHTCGGSIIDTNWVMTAAHCISSSRTYRVFVGKHNLAEDEAGSKAISPEKIIVHEKWNSIFVALGNDIALIKLSEPLTLSDSVQLGCIPSAGTVLPNNYTCYVSGWGRLSTGGPLPDKLQQALMPVVDHKTCTRFDWWGPSIKETMVCSGGDGVVAACNGDSGGPLNCKNANGIWEVHGIASFVSGLGCNTLKKPTVFTRVSAFNDWIDKTMMNN; this is encoded by the exons ATGACCCTCGTCACCATGTTCTCACTTATCTTTGCATCAGTGCTCATTGCTAGCG CCTTTGGTTGTGGCCAACCACCCATTGAGCCTGTCACGTCCCGCGTGGTCAATGGAGAGGACGCCAAACCCCACAGCTGGCCTTGGCAG ATCTCTCTGCAGTATCAGAATGGTGACTCATGGCATCACACATGTGGAGGATCTATTATTGACACCAACTGGGTGATGACTGCTGCTCACTGTATCAG TTCTTCACGGACGTACAGGGTGTTTGTTGGTAAGCATAACCTGGCAGAGGATGAGGCTGGGTCAAAGGCCATCAGTCCAGAGAAGATCATTGTGCATGAAAAATGGAACTCCATATTTGTGGCCCTCGG AAATGACATTGCCCTGATTAAGCTGTCCGAGCCTTTAACACTAAGTGATAGTGTTCAGCTGGGTTGTATCCCATCTGCAGGCACTGTCCTTCCAAACAACTACACCTGCTATGTTTCAGGCTGGGGAAGACTGTCCA CTGGAGGACCTCTTCCTGATAAACTGCAACAGGCTCTGATGCCCGTTGTTGACCATAAAACCTGCACTCGTTTTGACTGGTGGGGTCCATCCATCAAAGAAACCATGGTCTGCTCTGGTGGAGATGGTGTTGTTGCTGCCTGCAAT GGTGACTCTGGTGGCCCTCTGAACTGCAAGAACGCTAATGGCATTTGGGAAGTGCACGGTATTGCCAGCTTTGTTTCTGGCCTGGGTTGCAACACTTTGAAGAAACCTACTGTTTTCACCCGTGTGTCCGCTTTCAATGACTGGATTGATAAG ACCATGATGAACAACTAA